A region of Desulfuromonas sp. TF DNA encodes the following proteins:
- a CDS encoding methyl-accepting chemotaxis protein, which produces MRVEITYKFTMGFIIVVGSIVLFDLLVPTLGVPADWQQMITVVFALLVGLLLGWFLSRAFTSNIRHINDAAERLSNGDLSQYIRLKNTTFPDETTDLANSLNRVVDSLRELVGYIRNSSGQVADSAQGLSATSQQMTAAGHEVAHTIEQISRGAETQAEMVEKSTRLIREMAVSIDLIASSAKKLSVAASDTAGTAQEGGKTARRTIERMKQVLGEVEKNGEQIVSFGVQVQKIGKIVEVITGIAQKTNLLALNATIEAARAGEYGRGFAVVAEEISKLADSTGRSAGEITQLVENIRDESQRIQLSMKESIAGIDAGRQAIDTTGQAFEEIIQNALKTQTKATSIAELSQKQTEGARDMVAATEEISRVVTDNAAATQEVSAATQQATASMEEMAQSAQALSALSEELLGMVKRFQLGTERG; this is translated from the coding sequence ATGCGCGTAGAAATCACCTATAAATTTACTATGGGATTCATCATAGTGGTAGGCTCCATTGTGCTGTTCGATCTCCTGGTTCCCACCCTGGGAGTTCCGGCGGACTGGCAGCAGATGATCACCGTCGTCTTTGCGCTGCTGGTAGGGCTGCTGCTGGGGTGGTTCCTTTCCAGAGCTTTTACAAGCAATATACGGCATATCAACGACGCCGCCGAACGCCTCAGCAACGGTGATCTCTCTCAGTATATACGCCTGAAGAATACGACCTTTCCTGATGAAACCACCGACCTCGCCAATTCCCTGAACCGTGTTGTCGACAGTCTGCGTGAGCTGGTCGGGTATATCCGCAATTCCTCCGGCCAAGTGGCCGATTCGGCCCAGGGGCTGTCGGCCACCTCTCAACAGATGACCGCCGCCGGGCACGAGGTGGCCCATACCATTGAACAGATCAGCCGCGGTGCGGAAACTCAGGCTGAAATGGTGGAAAAATCCACCCGGCTCATCAGGGAGATGGCCGTCTCCATAGACCTGATAGCCTCTTCCGCCAAAAAGCTTTCCGTTGCTGCAAGCGATACGGCCGGCACGGCCCAGGAAGGTGGAAAAACCGCCCGGCGGACGATCGAAAGGATGAAGCAGGTCCTGGGAGAAGTGGAGAAGAACGGGGAGCAGATCGTCTCCTTCGGCGTCCAGGTCCAGAAGATCGGGAAAATCGTGGAAGTCATCACCGGAATTGCCCAGAAAACAAATTTGCTCGCCTTGAATGCCACCATCGAGGCTGCCCGGGCCGGCGAATACGGTCGCGGATTTGCCGTGGTGGCCGAGGAGATAAGCAAGCTGGCGGACTCCACGGGGCGGTCGGCGGGGGAGATCACCCAGCTGGTCGAGAACATCCGCGATGAGAGTCAGAGAATCCAGCTCTCCATGAAGGAGAGCATCGCCGGAATTGATGCGGGACGCCAGGCGATCGACACCACCGGACAAGCTTTCGAAGAGATCATCCAGAACGCCCTCAAGACTCAGACCAAGGCGACGAGCATCGCCGAACTGTCGCAGAAGCAGACGGAAGGGGCCAGGGACATGGTGGCCGCGACCGAGGAAATCTCCCGGGTAGTGACGGACAATGCCGCCGCCACCCAGGAAGTCTCGGCGGCCACCCAGCAGGCCACGGCATCCATGGAAGAAATGGCCCAATCGGCCCAGGCTCTTTCGGCGCTTTCCGAGGAACTGCTGGGCATGGTCAAGCGTTTCCAACTGGGGACCGAGAGAGGCTAG
- a CDS encoding chemotaxis protein CheW: MQILVFRLGEELYGLEVEKIQEVVESPVLHYIPRASTHLLGAVNFHGNILPVLDLASFLGFFHEQRDQRIIILASGLCTLALAVTAVGRIVTCDADALLPLQQEQQPGFHIRAVLSREEEMINMLDAARLLTSLEKT; this comes from the coding sequence ATGCAGATTCTGGTCTTCCGGCTGGGAGAGGAACTGTACGGCCTGGAGGTTGAGAAAATCCAGGAAGTCGTCGAATCCCCCGTCCTGCACTATATCCCGCGGGCATCGACGCACCTGCTTGGTGCCGTTAATTTCCACGGCAACATCCTGCCGGTTCTCGATCTGGCGTCCTTCCTCGGTTTCTTCCATGAGCAGCGCGACCAGCGGATCATCATCCTGGCATCCGGGCTGTGTACCCTTGCCCTGGCGGTGACCGCGGTTGGCAGAATCGTGACCTGCGATGCCGATGCCCTGCTCCCGCTTCAGCAGGAACAGCAGCCCGGCTTTCATATCCGTGCCGTACTCAGTCGGGAAGAAGAGATGATCAACATGCTCGATGCAGCGCGACTGCTCACGAGCCTTGAGAAGACCTGA
- a CDS encoding response regulator: protein MGLKILIVDDALFMRNMLKEIFVKAGWEVVGEAGNGIEAVEKYQELHPDLVTMDIVMPLKSGIEALQEITGKHPEARVIMCSALGQESLVLEAVQAGARDFVVKPFQESRVIEAVRRVTGTEGSRPKVQG, encoded by the coding sequence ATGGGTCTTAAGATTTTAATCGTAGACGATGCCCTGTTCATGCGCAACATGCTCAAGGAGATCTTCGTCAAGGCAGGCTGGGAAGTAGTGGGAGAGGCCGGAAACGGCATCGAGGCTGTTGAAAAGTACCAGGAGCTGCATCCGGACCTCGTCACCATGGATATCGTCATGCCGCTCAAGAGCGGGATCGAGGCGCTGCAGGAAATTACCGGCAAACACCCGGAGGCCCGGGTGATCATGTGCAGCGCCCTGGGCCAGGAATCCCTGGTCCTTGAAGCGGTACAGGCGGGCGCCAGGGATTTCGTGGTCAAACCCTTCCAGGAGAGCCGCGTGATCGAAGCGGTGCGACGGGTGACCGGAACGGAAGGTTCAAGGCCAAAGGTTCAAGGTTAA